CCGATGCCCGTTCAGGGGTGGCATCTGTTATGGTAAACGGCAATCTTGTAACCGGTACAGAGGGCATGTACAGTTATTTTGTAAACCAGAACAAGGATTACGAGATTGTGGTGACCGACAGAGCCGGCAACGTGACAAACCAAAGGATAACAGTTAACATCTTGGATGTAACTGCACCTACGATAAATGTTACCGGCAATCCGTCAAATTGGACAAACGAGGATGTGGTTTTAACCGTTTCTGCAGTGGATAACGGTGTATGCACCTTGTATTTTGAGGGCAATTTACTGACCCAAAACACCGTAACGATAACAGAAAACGGCACTTATACCGTTCTGGCGGTGGACGAAGCAGGCAACCAGACCTCCGAAACGGTTGTTGTAAGCTTTATGGATAAACAACCGCCCGAATTGCAGGCTGTGGTACAGCAGACCTGGGGAAAAACCAACACCATTACTATAAATGCGACCGACTCAGATTCGCAGGTGAAAGATGTGAAGGTAAACAATGCGTTATTTAACGGTTCGGTATATACCGCAACGGCGAACGGTGATGTAACCGTAACCGTTACCGATTACGCAGGCAACAGCACAGAGCAGGTGGTAACCGTCAGCAAGGTGGATACTGAAAAGCCGACCGTTACTGTGACCGATGTAAACGACACACCTTGTCTCGCATTTACCTTTGAAATAGAGGCTTCCGACAGTCAGTCGGGTGTAAAAACGGTTTATGTAAACGGCAACCCGATTCAGGGCAACACATTTACTGCAACCGCAAACGGCACCTACATCTTTACGGCAGAGGATTATGCGGGAAATCTGTCGGACAGTGTAGAAAAAGTCCTGAACTCTGTTGATTCTACTTTACCCGAGGTAACAGCGGTTTCGGGCAACCCCGAGGCTTGGCTGAAAGGGGAAGCGGAAATTACCGTTTCTTTCAGCGAGCTTTGTGCATCCGTCAAAGTGGATGGAGAGGCGGTTGCAACAAATGCAAGTTCCGCGACCTTCACCGCAGATAGTAACAAAGGTTATGTGGTAACCTTTGCCGATGTGGCAGGCAACGCAAACAGCTACACGGTAAGTGTAACCTATTTAGATAATAACGCACCCGAATTTTCAGTGAATGTGCAGGAAACCTGGGGGAAGACCAACCTGATTTCGGTTTTGGCAACCGATGCGCAATCAGGTGTAAAGGAAATAAAAATCGGCACTACCGTTGCAAACAGCCTGGTCGTTACACAAAACGGCAATGTAACTGTAACGGTAACCGATAATGCAGGCAACACCGCGACCCAAACGGTGGAAGTGACCAAAGTAGACACCACCGTGCCCGTGGCGGAAATTGATGTGCAGGAAGCTTGGGGGCAGACCAACAGCATAACCGTAACCGCAACCGATACCCAATCGGGCGTTGCGTCTGTTACGGTCGGTGGTACCCCTGTTACAAAGGTGGACGACAAATATGTCTATACCGCAAGCGAAAATGGAGAATATGCGGTTGTTGTAACCGACCACGCAGGCAACCTCTATACCGAAACGGTAAATGTTGAAAAAGTGGACACCGTCCTGCCAGAGCTTACCGTGTCGGATGCACCCTCGCAATGGTGCAAAGAACACACCTTTACCATATCTGTGACCGATGCGTTGTCCGGAATTAAAGAGATTATGGTGAACGACACGGTTCTTACCGAAAACAGCTATAAAGTGACCCAAAACGGAGAATATGTGTTCAAGGCGACCGACAATGCAGGCAACAGCGTATCCAAAACTGTTCAGGTTGAGAAAATTGACACAAGTGTGCCCGTATTTGATGGTGAAATTTCGGTAACCGCGCTTGGCGAAACAAGCTTTACGTTGGCATTTCCCATTGCAACCGATGCATCAAGTGTTACCTACGCCGTAAAGGTGAACGGCGAAGCCAAAGCCTATGACGGCAACGGTAGTTTCTCTCTTACAGGACTTAGTGTGAACACGGAATATACCGTAGAACTTACTGCGACCGATGCGGTCGGCAACCACACAACCCTTTCAAAGATTGTTAAAACTGCAGGACTTGGCAAGGTGAAGGTTGTTATAAATCTTTCCGAGCTTGGCACACCCACAGAGACACTTTTGATGAACGCAACCGTAAACGGTGTAACCAAAGTGGTAGACAATAACGGCATTGCACTGTTTGAGGATTTAACCGCAGGGGAGTACATCGTAAAAATTGAAGGTGCAGGCTATCTGGTGCTGGAGAAAAAGGTAACAGCAGAAAACGGCAAAGAAACGGTGCTGACCGTAAAGGCAGGCACGGATTTACAAGCCGGCGACATCAATGGTGACAAAAAAATCGACTTAAAAGACTTTAATATTATTGGTTCGTACTACGGTGAAAACGCTGTAACATCCGTTCAGAAAACCGCCGACTTAAACCGCGACGGCAAGGTGGACGGCAAGGATGTATCCCTTTTCTTAAAAGGTTTCAGAAAATAAAATAAGCTGAGCTTTTGCTCAGCTTATTTTTCTATTTAAGATTAGAAAGTATCTTTTTGCCGGATAACACTCAGCACCAGTCCGATTGCCATAAACGAGGTCAGTATCGACGAACCGCCGTAGCTGAAGAAGGGGAGTGGAATACCGGTAACCGGCATAATGCCGATGGTCATGCCGATGTTTTCAAATGCCTGGAAAATAAACATTGCCGCAACGCCTATGCACACAAGTCCGCCCGAGGAGGATTTAACCAAGTTGGCACTTTTGATGATACGCACAATGATGTATCCTAAAAGGGCAATAACCGCAATGCATCCGATGAAACCCAGTTCTTCGCCTGCCACCGCGAAAATAAAGTCGGTGTGCTTGCCGGGCAGAAAACCAAGCTGAATCTGCGTGCCGTTAAACAGCCCCTTCCCGAAAAATTCGCCTGCACCTACCGCAAGCTTGGATTGCAGTACATTGTAACCGCTACCCATAGGATCTGATTCGGGAGATAAAAATACGCGGATACGGTCTTTCTGGAATTCGTCTAAAACAAACCACCATAAAAGGGGCATGGCTGCCAAAAATGTACCGCCCGCCATCAGGAAATATTTAATGCGTACCCCTGCATAAAACAGCATGACAATGGCGATGAAAATAAATACCATGGCAGTACCGTAGTCGGGCTGCAGTAAAATCAGCGCCAGCGGTACACACAAGTGAAGCGCCAGCAGTAACAGCGTTTTAGGCTCGTTGATATCGTCCTGCACAGCAGAGATATGGCAGGCAAAGGTGATGATAAAGCCGAGCTTTGCAAACTCCGAGGGCTGAATGTTCACAGGTCCCACCGCAATCCAGCCTACCGTACCAACGCTTTCACCGTGACCGATAAAAAGCACCAGTATCAGCATCGCACAGTATACCGCAAAAATAATTTTGTTCAGACAAAGAAGCATCTGGTAGTCCATGTACGCAATCCAAAACATCAGCCCGATGCCTCCTGCAATACCGATACACTGTATGATGATAGCGGATTTCGAAGGGTTGGTCTGTACTGCGCTGATAATCAGAACCAGTCCGTAAAGCGCCGCCAGAATGGTCGCAACCACCAGTTTTATATCCGGTTTTTCTTTTGAAGAATAACGCATGTATGTCCTCCTTAAGCTTTCTACTTCTATTATAATCCAAAAACCGTCGCTTGTAAAGAAAAACTGTTGACTTTTAAAAAAATAAATATTATAATAAATTGTAAGGCTATGTAGTTTTTTAAGGAGGGAAAGGTATGAAAAAACAGCTTACAGCCATTTTTCTGGCACTGGCACTTTGTTTGTCCTGCCTTTCTGTCATGGCAACGCCGCCACTTGTTCCGTATGCGACTCTTTCGGTTTCGGAAAGGGACGCAAGCGGAAATATTACCCTCACTTTAACGGTGGGCGGTGTGGAGTATCAGGGCGTGCAGGCGTCTTTGTACTATAACCCCTCCGAACTGCTTGTTACCGATGAACACTTAAAAAATATCACGGTGGGCGAGCCGATAGGGGACAAAAATTCTTTAAATCTTGTACAGGCAGAGCTTCACGAAGAAAGCAATTGTATTGCAATCACAGCAATTATGAATCTTTCGCTGATGGATGATGAAATTTACACCCTTTCAAGCATGTCGAAGCAGATGAATGTTTTTTCTTTAACAGTACCTGCCACAACCGACAAGCCCGACGTAGGCTTTGCCTTAAAGGAAAGTCCGTATTATGATAAAGGTAATCCCGAGGGCTTGGTTATCTCCTGCAACGGGAAATCGAAGGATGCACAAACAGAAGTTTTGTATGCCGACGGCACAATCGGGCAGACGGGCGAGTTGAAACAGCCCGAGCCAAAGAAATCGCTCGAACAACTGCGTGCCGAGCGCATTTCGGATACTGTTATTCTGCAGTATGATAATTATGCGGCGGTGCAGAACGGTGCACTTTGCTATATAGACGAAAGCAACAAGTCGGTTATGCCTTTTGCGCAAAACGGAGAAATATATGTGCCCTATCGCTTTGTGGCGGAAGGCTTCGGCTATACAGTAGGCTGGGAGGACGAAAGTCAGACCCCGTTATTGCTTAAAAACGGCGAAACGCAAAAGGTGGAAATGCTCGCCTTAAAAGAGGGCAGAAGCTTTATTTCGGTTACTACCGCCGAGAATCTTTTGGAATTACACGCAACCGCGGTGGGGAATTGCCTGATATTTACAAAAGCAGACAACCCCTGGAATGCCGAAGGCGCCATCGAACAGGGCATTTTGTCGGATGCAATGCTGATTATGTCTCCCGCAATACGGGATATGAAATAGGAGGAAGTTATGAAAAAACGGCTTATTTGTGCAGGACTGTCTGTGCTTCTGGTCTTAAGTGGCATATCTGCATTTGCGGCAGATACAGTTACAACAGAATATACAAAAACCGAAAACGGATACCACCACTTTACCACAAGCGGCAAGCTTGATAATGCCAACACCGCATTTGTGACGGTGGTTGTGACCGACCGCGATAACATTACCATCGACAGCATCCAGTATGTGGATCAGGGACTTACCGACGGAAACGGAAATTTTGCTTTTACAAACTATATCCCTAAGCAAAACCCTGTAATCGGACAGGAATATACCGTACGCGTTGGCGTGTGGGGCAGAAAAACGCCCATCACCTGCGATCCCTTAAAATTACCGGCTGATGCACCTGCGTATTCTCTGTCGGGGCAGTTCAATTTTGAGGGCAGCCGTACCTTAGGCACGGTAGAGCTTTATAAAGACGGCGTTTTGCTGGATTCTATGGAACGTGCGGCAGGTGCGTATGATTTTTCCATGTTAGAGCCGGGCACCTACACCGTAAAATTTACCAAGCAATCCCACTTGCCCGAAGTCCGCGAAGCGGAAATCACAACCGCGCATGCAACCGATGTGGATGCAAACCTTGTGGCGGGGGATGTAAATGCCGATGCAATTATTAATCTTTCGGACTTTGGTGAGGTTACAGCGTTGCTCGGACAGGAGGCAGGCTCTGCACAACAGAAAAAAGCGGACTTTTTAGAGAACGGAAGAATCGACGTCAACGAGTTGACTAAGCTGATTCAGAATTACGGTGAAGACCGCAGAAGTGAGTAAGTATGAAAAATTTTTTAAGAAAAATATATGATTATTTCCTGGGTATACACATAAGCTTCGGGCTGGCGATGGCAATCTGGCTTTTGCTGACACTGCTGCCCGCAAATGTACCGCTCATGAACATGAAAAACGTATTGTTTTTGTTTCTGTCGGTGATTGTGCCCTGGATTACAAATTTTGTTTTTGATTACAGCTCTTCCCTTTATATGAAAGGGATTCTGCATGGCGGGCTGTGGTTTATGACGGAAATTATTATCTTCAATTTTCTGTACGGCGTGGCGCTGGAAGCAAATGTGCTGATTGTTTTACTGGTAGCGGCTGCTATTTTGTACGGTGTCGGACTGTTTGTATTCAGCCGTATTTCGGGAAAGCTCAATATCCCGGTGCGGTGCGTGTCGCAGTTTCACATGAAGGTTGTAGGAAAAATTACGAAGGACTGAAAAAGGCACAGAAATAAATAAACACTTCTTTGCATACCATGTTACAAAGGAGTGTTTTTATGTTTGTGTATACGTTCAAAATAAAATGGTGGCGGTTATTAAGCTTTGTACTGCTGGCGGTGATTGTGGCAATGGGCATTTACTATATGACCCGAAGCCAAACGACCGAATTTGTACCGGCACTGCCCCAAAAAGAACAGGAGGGACAAGTATGGCAGGTATGAGACTGGATAAAATACTGGCAAAAAGCGGATTCGGAAGCCGGAAGGATGTCAAAAAGCTTGTATCGGAGCGCAGAGTGACGGTAAACGGCGTGGTTGCAACCGACAGTGGCATGAAAGCGGAGGAAACCGAGGTTTTAGTAGATGGCAATCCCGTTTGTTATAAAGAGTTTATCTACCTTTTGATGAATAAACCGCAGGGCGTTGTGTCCTCTACCGAAAAGGGACCGTCGCAGACGGTGATTGACCTGCTTTCGGAAGAACACAAAAAATTTGAGCCGTTTCCCGTAGGTCGGCTGGACAAGGATACCGAAGGGCTGCTGCTTATTACCAACGACGGTCAGCTTGCCCATGAACTGCTTGCGCCCAAAAAGCATGTGGACAAGACTTATTATGCAAAAATTGCGGGAAAAGTAACCGAAACGGACGTAAAAGCCTTTGCAGAGGGCTTGGATATCGGCGAAAAAAAGAACACCTTGCCCGCAAAGCTTGAAATTTTAAAAAGTGACAGCATTTCCGAAATTCACGTTACCCTGCATGAGGGAAAATTTCATCAGGTCAAGCGCATGTTTGAGGCGGTGGGCAAAAAAGTGGTATTTTTAAAACGCATCCGCATGGGAGATATGGAGCTTCCGATGGACTTAGAAGCGGGTCAGTATCGGGAGGTCGACAGGGATTTTGTACAAAATGCACAAAAAAATAAAATAACTTTGTAGAAAAAAGGGTTTGTTTTTTTGGAGCAAAAGTGCTATAATGATAATAGAAAAAATTTATTTTGAAAGGAATGACTGACAATGGCAAGCTTAACTCTCAAAAATATTTACAAAACATATGAAAACGGCTTTAATGCTGTTAAGGATTTCAACCTGGAAATCGAAGACAAGGAATTTATTATCCTGGTAGGTCCTTCCGGTTGCGGTAAATCCACCACTTTACGTATGATTGCAGGTCTGGAAGATATCAGTGCCGGCGAATTCTATATCGATGACGTAATGGTAAACGATGTAGAACCCAAAGACCGTGATATCGCAATGGTATTCCAGAACTATGCACTTTATCCGCACATGACCGTGTTTGAAAACATGGCATTCGGCTTAAAGCTCAGAAAAGTTAAGAAAGAAATCATTAAAGAAAAGGTAGAAGAAGCAGCAAGAATTCTTGACATTGCACATCTTCTCGACAGAAAGCCCGCTGCACTTTCCGGTGGTCAGCGTCAGCGTGTAGCCCTCGGTCGTGCAATCGTTCGTGAACCGAAAGTATTCCTCATGGACGAACCGCTCTCCAACCTGGATGCTAAACTTCGTGTTCAGATGAGAACCGAAATCACCAAGCTCCATCAGAGACTGGATACAACCTTTATCTATGTAACACATGACCAGACCGAAGCTATGACCATGGGTACCAGAATCGTAGTTATGAAGGACGGTATCATCCAGCAGGTTGATACACCGCAAACCCTTTACGATACACCGGATAACATGTTCGTTGCAGGCTTCATGGGTTCTCCCCAGATGAACTTCATCGATGTTAAAGTTGAAAAGAACGGTGACCAGTATACCTTAACCTTTGGCGATCAGAAAATTATTCTTCCCGAAGGCAAGGCAAAGGCTCTGGCTGAATCCGGCTTTGACGGCACAGAAGCAATTATGGGTATCCGTCCCGAACACATCCGTGACGAAGAAGCAGTTCTTGCAAGCAATCCCGACAGTATCGTTTCCGCTGATGTAGAAGTTACCGAATTGATGGGTGCTGAAACTTATCTCTATCTCAAGATTGAAGGTAAGAACTTCACCGCTCGTGTAAATCCGAGAACCACTGCAAAACCGGGCGACACCATTAAGGTTGCTTTTGATGCAAACAAGATTCACCTGTTCAACAAAGACACTGAATTGACCATCATCAACTAATAAAAAAGTAAAGCGGGGCGAAAACGCCCCGCTTTTTTGTGAGAGAGACTATGGAAAAAGACGAAAAAATACTGGTGGCATCCGTGCTGGATAAGGCAAAGCGTGCCGCGCAAAAAAACATCCCCGTCTGTACCGCTTTTCTGGATTTACATCAGCAGGAGTTGGTGCGACAGGAGCGGAAGCAGTTTGAGGGCACGACCTTTTTACTGTGGGGCGGTTACCCGGATGCAGAACGGAAAATAGCGGTGTTTTTGCCTGATTATCTGGATGCTCCGCCCGAGGATGTGCTGTCTGCGGTGCGGGTGGATGTGAAAAACACCGTAAGGTTGACGCACAGAGATTATCTTGGCTCGGTATTGGGTACCGGCTTAAAGCGCGAGCAAATCGGTGACATTCTGCCGGACGAAGCAGGTGCCTATGTACTGGTTAAATCGGATATCGCGGATTTCTTAACCCAAAACCTATTGAAGGTGGCAAGAGAGAATGTGTCCTGTGAAACCTTGCGCTTATCTGAAGTGGCGTTCGCCGTGCCGGAGCCCAAATCCGAAATGACTGTTTCTGCAAACTCTTTACGCCTCGATAAAATCACCGCCGAAGCCTTTAAGGTTTCACGCACCGATGCGTCAGCCGCCATTCTGGCGGGCAAAGTGTTTGTCAACCAGAAGGAAGTGTTAAAGCCCGACCATCAGCTGTCCGAGGGAGATAAAATTACCTTCCGCGGCAAGGGCAAAGCAGAGCTTTCAACCCTTTTGGGCTTGAGTAAAAAAGGAAAGCAAAGATTGTTATTAAAAATCTATTAAAAATGAGGATGCCTTGCATCCTCATTTTTATTAGTATTTATTGTTATTGTCTTTCTTCTGCTGATTGCTCTGGGGTGCGTTGTTTTGCTTCTGCTGATTGTTTTGCTTGTTTTGCTGCTTCTGCTGATTGTTTTTCTGATTCTTTTCGTTCATAATAAAAAGCCTCCCAAAATGTGATTTACCGTATTGGCATCTCTATTTTGTGCAGGCTTTTTGTTTTTATGCATTTTTTAAATATTATCAATTTTAATATGTACGTTATACCGGTTGTCATAGCTTAAAACGGCATTGCGCAAATGCTCCGCCAAAGCTTTCTGATGTTCCGGCTTGTAATCGCAGGGTACAACCAAATCGAACAGCAGATTCCGGCTGTTTTCTCCTAAAGTTACACGCAGGTCGTGGAAGGAGAGGGAAGAATCCAGTTTTTTTACTTCTTCTGCCACAAAGTTGCGGAGAGCATTCACCGTTTCATCATCATAAGAAATGGGATCCATATGAATCACAATGTGAATGCCCATCTGTGTTAAAATCAGGTTTTCCAGGTCATCAATGGTTTCGTGAATGGCAACCACATCAATGTTGTCGGGTACTTCTGCATGTACCGAAGCCATAATTCTGCCCGGACCGTAGTCGTGAATGATTAAATCATGCATGCCTGTGATGCCTTCTGCATTTAAGATGTAGCCGGCAATCTGATTAACCGTTTCCTCCGAAGCGGGCTTGCCCAGCAAAATGCCAATGGTGTCCTTTGCCAGTCCGTAACCGCCGTACATAATAAACAGCGACACTAAAATGCCCATAATACCGTCTATAGGAAGAGCGGTAAACCCTGCACAAAGGGCAGAGAGAATGGTGGCAAGGGTCGCGATGCAGTCGTTCAAGCTGTCCTTTGCGGTGGCAAGCAGAACGGTTGAGTTGATTTTTTTGCCGATATAGCGGTTATACAAAAACATCCAGCCCTTTACGGCAATGGCAAAAAGCAAAAGCGCAGCCTGAACCGGATTTAAAGATACCGGGGATGGGGTTAAAATTTTCTGACCGGAGGATTTTAAAAGTTCAAAACCGACTAATATAATTAAAAAGGAAACAATGAGCGAAGAAACGTACTCGATTCTACCATGACCGAAGGGATGTTCTTTATCGGGCAGACGGTTGCTCATTTTCGCGCCTACAATGGAAACGGCGGATGAACCGCAGTCGGACAGATTGTTAAAGGCGTCTGCCAAAATCGCCATACTTCCGCTGATAAAACCGATTATAAGCTTTGTGGCAAACAGCAAAAGGTTGCACAAAATGCCCACAATACCCGAAAGCACACTGTATTGCTCCCGCACCTTTTTATTTTGTATCTGCTCGTAGTCTTTTATAAACAAACGAATTAAAAACTGCATGAAATAAATCCTTTCTTTTTGTAGTTCTTATATTTTACCATTTATTTTATGAAAAAGCAAGGGGATATATGTGCGTAAAGCGTTATTATATAGGAAGAAACTGCTTTTTTCTAAAAAAACAAAAAATTTTTTAAAAAAGACTTGATTTTTGAAAAAAACTGTGATATACTATTGCCAAGACTGGGAATAGGTCTTTTTTTCTTGCGCTTTTTTAGAAAAACCTATTGACAAGGCAAAAAACTTGCGATATAATATAAGGTACTCGAATTGCGTAGGATATGAATAATTTGGAGGTATAAGATTATGCGTACAAAAATTACATTGGCTTGCACAGAATGCAAACAGAGAAACTATGACACCATGAAGAACAAGAAGAACACACCCGACAGACTGGAAATCAGCAAATATTGCCGTTTCTGCAAAAAGCATACGGCACACAAAGAAACAAAATAATTGTTTTTGGGAAAGGTAGGAAGGCGTAATGGCTGAAAATAAAACTAAGAAACTTAAGGTTAAAGATTTCTTTAAAGGCGTAAAGAGCGAATTTAAGAAAATCGTTTGGCCGTCTTTCCACACAGTTGTAAATAACACCGGCGTTGTAATCGCTGTATCTGTTATTATCGGCGTTGTTGTATTTTTACTGGACCTGGGCTTCGGTGCAGGTGTAAGAGCACTTTTGGGCTAATTAAAATTCTCAAATCTGTTTTTTAACCAAAAAGGACAAGGAGGAGAAATATGGCTCAGGAGGCAAAATGGTATGTTGTGCACACCTATTCCGGCTACGAGAATAAGGTAAAGGCAAACTTGGAAAAAACCATAGAAAACAATAACTTGCATCATATGTTTTTCGATATCCGTGTTCCCATGGAAGAAGTTGTTGAGATTAAGGATAACAACGAAAAGAAATCCAGCATGCGAAAGCTTTTGCCCAGCTATGTGTTTATCCGTATGATTATGACGGATTTCAGTTGGTACATTGTCCGCAACACCCGCGGTGTAACAGGCTTCGTAGGTCCGGGATCCAAACCCGTACCGCTGACCGATGCCGAAATCGACCGTCTGGAGCTGGAAGAAAAGACCATCAATCTCAACTACGCAGTGGGCGACAACGTAAAGCTTGTTTGCGAATCCTTTGAGGACAGCGTAGGTATCGTTGAAGAAATTGATCTGGAAAGAGAAAAGGTTCGTGTATCCGTATTTATCATGGGTCGCGAAACACCGGTTGAACTGAACTTAAATCAGGTTGAACCGCTTGACTAAACGTAGTATATACTGCCCGTTTGGGTTCTGTATATAAATTAGTGGGAGGGCAAAAACCCGCTAAATACCACATTTGAAGGAGGTGCTTGGTAACCATGGCACAGAAAGTAACAGGTTACATTAAACTGCAAATTCCCGCAGGTAAAGCAACACCGGCTCCCCCGGTAGGTCCTGCATTGGGTGCGCAGGGCGTAAACATCGTTCAATTCACAAAAGAATTCAACGAAAGAACAGCAAAGGATATGGGTCTGATTATCCCGGTAGTTATCACCGTATATGCAGACAAATCCTTCAGCTTCGTAACAAAAACACCGCCGGCAGCAGTTCTTTTAAAGAAAGCTTGCAAAATCGAAAGCGGTTCCGGTGTTCCGAACAAAACAAAGGTTGCAACTGTTTCTAAGGAAGCATTAAAAGAAATCGCAACCACTAAGATGCCTGACCTTAACGCTGCATCTGTTGAAGCTGCTATGAGCATGATCGCAGGTACTGCAAGAAGCATGGGTATCACCGTAGAAGAATAATAGTTTTGGAAAATGTGGGAGGCTTTTAAGATAAGCCGTGGAACCACTAAGGAGGATTAGAATCGTGAAAAGAGGTAAGAAATATTTAGAAGGCGCTAAACTCATCGACCGTACCACTTTATATGATGCGGCAGATGCTTTAGATTTAGTTTGCCAGGCTGCAAAGGCTAAATTCGACGAAACCGTTGAATGTCATATCCGTTTGGGTGTTGACTCCAGACATGCTGACCAGCAGGTTAGAGGTGCTGTAGTACTTCCCCACGGTACAGGTAAAGTTGCAAGAGTTTTGGTATTCGCTAAGGGCGATAAGATTGACGCTGCACAGGCTGCAGGCGCTGATTTCGTAGGCGGCGAAGAACTCGTTGCAAAAATCCAGGGCGAAAACTGGTTTGATTATGATGTAGTTGTTGCAACCCCCGACATGATGGGCGTTGTAGGTCGTTTGGGTAAGGTTTTAGGTCCTAAGGGCTTGATGCCGTCTCCGAAGGCTGGCACCGTAACCATGGACGTTGCAAAAGCAGTATCCGAAATCAAATCCGGTAAGATTGAATATAAGTTGGACAAAACCAACATCATTCACTGCCCCATCGGTAAAGTTTCCTTTGGTAAGGAAAAGCTGGAAGAAAACTTCATGACCTTGGCTAAGGCTGTTGTAAAAGCAAAGCCGGCTGCTGCAAAAGGTACCTACATGAAGAGCGTTGTAGTAACTTCTACAATGGGTCCTTCCGCAAGAGTAAATACCGCAAAATTAACAGACTAATTTTAGGGTTGACAAACCGTAAAATATCTGTTATAATATCCCTGTTGCAAGAAATTGCAATATCCGCAGACAGCAGGTGCCGTAAGGCGTAAAGAGAAAATGCCTGCCGAGGAAATACCCTTTTGTATGGAGAGAAAAATTTTCTTTATGCAAGCTTAAAGGTTTTCCGGTGCGGACGGAAAACCTTTTTTAGTCTACTAAATGTGAGGTGAAAAGAATGCCCAGCGAAAAAGTTTTAAAACAAAAGCAAGATATCGTTGCAGCTTTAGCTGAAAAAATGCAAGGCGCTGCAGCCGGTGTATTCGTTTCCTACAGCGGACTTACCGTTGAAAAGGATACCGAGCTTCGTAACAACTTGCGTGCAGCAGGCGTTGAGTACAGCGTTGTGAAAAACACCCTGACCCGTCGTGCAGCACAGTCTATCGGTTACACCGAATTCGACGAAATCTTGAACGGCACAACCGCACTTGCAATTCACACAAGTGACGTTGTTGCTCCCGCAAAGGTTATTGCCGACTTCATCAACAAGTACAAGGATGAATCGGGATTGACCATCAAAGCCGGCTTTATGGACGGCAAAGCATGCGGCGTTGACGAAGTACAGGCTTTGGCAAAAATTCCGTCCAAAGATACCTTGTATGCAATGCTCGCAGGTGGCTTAAATGCTACCATTGCAGGTCTGGCACGTGCAATCCAGGCTGTTGCAGATCAGAAAGAATCTGCGTAATTTAAATTTAAAAACAATTTTTCAAATTTAGGAGGAAAAGAAAATGAGTGAAAAGATCACTGCTATGATT
This genomic stretch from Clostridia bacterium harbors:
- the rplA gene encoding 50S ribosomal protein L1, with amino-acid sequence MKRGKKYLEGAKLIDRTTLYDAADALDLVCQAAKAKFDETVECHIRLGVDSRHADQQVRGAVVLPHGTGKVARVLVFAKGDKIDAAQAAGADFVGGEELVAKIQGENWFDYDVVVATPDMMGVVGRLGKVLGPKGLMPSPKAGTVTMDVAKAVSEIKSGKIEYKLDKTNIIHCPIGKVSFGKEKLEENFMTLAKAVVKAKPAAAKGTYMKSVVVTSTMGPSARVNTAKLTD
- a CDS encoding 50S ribosomal protein L10, giving the protein MPSEKVLKQKQDIVAALAEKMQGAAAGVFVSYSGLTVEKDTELRNNLRAAGVEYSVVKNTLTRRAAQSIGYTEFDEILNGTTALAIHTSDVVAPAKVIADFINKYKDESGLTIKAGFMDGKACGVDEVQALAKIPSKDTLYAMLAGGLNATIAGLARAIQAVADQKESA